Genomic DNA from Mycobacterium stomatepiae:
GAACGTGATTCCGGCCTCGGCGGATGACCGGGCCAGGACGGAGTTCTCGGAGAGAAATCCGTACCCCGGATAGATCGCGTCGGCGCCGCATCGGCGCGCGATGCCGACGATCTCGTCGACGGACAGATAAGCGCGCACCGGTTGCCCCGGCACCCCGATCTGGTACGCCTCGTCGGCCTTCAGCCGATGCACAGAGTTGCGGTCCTCGTGTGGGTAGACGGCAACGGTGCGGGCGCCGAGCTCGCACGCCGCGCGAAATGCACGGACCGCGATCTCGCCACGGTTGGCCACGAGTATCTTGTCGAACACCGACGGGTCCCTCCGGGCGCGGGCTATGCGATGGGCGACTCATATATTAGCTGAATCCGTGTGATATACAACTCATCGACGGCCCCCTTGCCTGCGCGCGGCCACCGTGACGCTCGTCTTGAGAGCTTGACAACCCCTGTGACCCGCGCAACACTGTTGCGTAATACGATTTGTGTTTCGTTATACGCAGAGTCTCGGCTTCGGGAGGCCCGCATCATGCTCGCAATCTGTCCCCTCGCCGACCTCGCTCCCGGCGAGGCCCGCCGCGTGGAAACCCAACCGCCCATCGCCGTCTTCCACACCGAAGACGGCGAGGTGTTCGCCATCGACGACACGTGCTCACATCAGGACGCGTCGCTCGCCGACGGCTGGGTGGAGGGCTGCGAGGTGGAGTGCCCGCTGCATGCCTCCCGGTTCAATCTGCGCACCGGCGCCGTCGATGCGCCGCCCGCCAAACTGCCGGTCCGGGCGCACACCGTGGTGATCGAACACGGGATCGTCTACATCGAGCCGAGCACCGCAGAACCTAACCTGCCACCACAGCTCCGCGCACGCATCGCCGACACGGGCCGACCGTGAAGCACATTGCGGTCATCGGGGCCTCGCTGGCGGGTCTCTCGGCAGCCCGCGCGCTGCGCGACCAGGGTTACGACGGGCGTCTCACCATCGTCGGCGACGAGACTCGCCGCCCCTACGACCGCCCCCGCTGTCCAAGGAATTCCTCGCCGGGGAGATCTCCGAAGCTGACCTGGCGCTGGAGGACCCGCCGGAGGATCTGCAGGCCCATTGGCACCTCGGCGCGTCGGCCACCAAGCTCGATACCGGTGCTGCCGCAATTGAACTCGCGACCGGTGAGCGCATCCCCGCCGACGGTGTGGTCATCGCCACCGGTTCGCGCGCGCGGCGCTGGCCCGACAGCCAGACCATGGCGGGGGTACACGTCGTGCGCACCGTCGACGACGCTGTCGCGCTGCGCGCCGAACTGGTACCCGGCGCCCACATCGTCGTCATCGGAGCCGGATTCGTCGGCGCCGAGGTTGCCTCGACGGCCCGCAAGATGGGCGTCGACGTCACCATCGTCGAGGCCGCTCCGACGCCGCTGCACGCTCAGCTCGGGCG
This window encodes:
- a CDS encoding bifunctional 3-phenylpropionate/cinnamic acid dioxygenase ferredoxin subunit; amino-acid sequence: MLAICPLADLAPGEARRVETQPPIAVFHTEDGEVFAIDDTCSHQDASLADGWVEGCEVECPLHASRFNLRTGAVDAPPAKLPVRAHTVVIEHGIVYIEPSTAEPNLPPQLRARIADTGRP
- a CDS encoding NAD(P)/FAD-dependent oxidoreductase produces the protein MALEDPPEDLQAHWHLGASATKLDTGAAAIELATGERIPADGVVIATGSRARRWPDSQTMAGVHVVRTVDDAVALRAELVPGAHIVVIGAGFVGAEVASTARKMGVDVTIVEAAPTPLHAQLGRRLGAAVAAAHAVNGTRLICGAGVARLTGQCRDLRAGHGADRVTGVDLTDGRHLPADVVVVGIGGTPNIEWLRCSPLALGDGVLCGANGQTAIPNVVAAGDCAAWHDFTTDPTGASSIGRAR